In one window of Prionailurus bengalensis isolate Pbe53 chromosome B3, Fcat_Pben_1.1_paternal_pri, whole genome shotgun sequence DNA:
- the SEMA6D gene encoding semaphorin-6D isoform X1, translating into MRCFLLCAYMLLLMISQLRAVSFPEDDEPLNTVDYHYSRQYPVFRGRPSGNESQHRLDFQLMLKIRDTLYIAGRDQVYTVNLNEIPKTEVIPNKKLTWRSRQQDRENCAMKGKHKDECHNFIKVFVPRNDEMVFVCGTNAFNPMCRYYRLNTLEYDGEEISGLARCPFDARQTNVALFADGKLYSATVADFLASDAVIYRSMGDGSALRTIKYDSKWIKEPHFLHAIEYGNYVYFFFREIAVEHNNLGKAVYSRVARICKNDMGGSQRVLEKHWTSFLKARLNCSVPGDSFFYFDVLQSITDIIQINGIPTVVGVFTTQLNSIPGSAVCAFSMDDIEKVFKGRFKEQKTPDSVWTAVPEDKVPKPRPGCCAKHGLAEAYKTSIDFPDETLSFIKSHPLMDSAVPPIADEPWFTKTRIRYRLTAIAVDHSAGPHRNYTVIFVGSEAGVVLKVLAKTSPFSLNDSVLLEEIEAYNHAKCNAENEEDRKVISLQLDKDHHAVYVAFSSCVIRLPLSRCERYGSCKKSCIASRDPYCGWLSQGACGRVTPGMLLLTEDFFAFHNHSAGGYEQDTEYGNTAHLGDCHEILPTSTTPDYKIFGGPTSDMEVSSSSVTTMASIPEITPKVIDTWRPKLTSSRKFVVQDDPNTSDFTDPLSGIPKGVRWEVQSGESNQMVHMNVLITCVFAAFVLGAFIAGVAVYCYRDMFVRKNRKIHKDAESAQSCTDSSGSFAKLNGLFDSPVKEYQQNIDSPKLYSNLLTSRKELPPSGDTKSMVMDHRGQPPELAALPTPESTPVLHQKTLQAMKSHSDKAHGHGASRKETPQFFPSSPPPHSPLSHGHIPSAIVLPNATHDYNTSFSNSNAHKAEKKLQNIDHPLTKSSSKRDHRRSVDSRNTLNDLLKHLNDPNSNPKAIMGDIQMAHQTLMLDPVGPMSEVPPKVPNREASLYSPPSTLPRNSPTKRVDVPTTPGVPMTSLERQRGYHKNSSQRHSISAMPKNLNSPNGVLLSRQPSMNRGGYLPTSTGAKVDYIQGTPVSVHLQPSLSRQSSYTSNGTLPRTGLKRTPSLKPDVPPKPSFVPQTTSVRPLNKYTY; encoded by the exons ATGAGGTGCTTCTTGCTCTGTGCCTACATGCTGCTCCTGATGATTTCCCAGCTGAGGGCAGTCAGCTTTCCCGAAGATGATGAACCCCTTAATACAGTCGACTATCACT ATTCAAGGCAATATCCGGTTTTTAGAGGACGCCCTTCGGGCAATGAATCCCAGCACAGGCTGGACTTTCAGCTGATGTTGAAAATTCGAGACACACTTTATATTGCTGGCAG GGATCAAGTTTATACGGTAAACTTAAATGAAATCCCCAAAACAGAAGTCATACCAAACAAG AAACTGACATGGCGGTCAAGACAACAGGACCGAGAAAACTGTGCCATGAAAGGCAAACATAAA GATGAATGCCACAACTTTATTAAGGTATTTGTCCCAAGAAACGACGAGATGGTTTTTGTATGTGGTACCAATGCATTCAATCCCATGTGTAGATACTATAGG ttgaATACCTTAGAGTATGACGGGGAGGAAATTAGTGGCCTGGCAAGATGCCCATTTGATGCCAGACAAACCAACGTTGCCCTTTTTGCTG ATGGGAAGCTATATTCTGCCACGGTGGCTGACTTCTTGGCCAGTGATGCTGTTATTTATCGAAGCATGGGGGATGGATCTGCCCTTCGCACAATAAAATATGATTCCAAATGGATAAAAG agCCACATTTTCTTCATGCCATAGAATATGGAAactatgtgtattttttctttcgaGAAATTGCTGTGGAACATAATAATTTAGGCAAG GCTGTCTATTCCCGTGTGGCCCGCATATGTAAAAATGACATGGGTGGCTCCCAGCGGGTCCTGGAGAAACACTGGACTTCATTTCTGAAGGCTCGGCTTAACTGTTCTGTCCCCGGAGATTCATTTTTCTACTTTGATGTCCTGCAGTCTATCACAGACATAATACAAATCAATGGCATCCCCACTGTGGTCGGGGTGTTTACCACACAGCTCAACAG CATTCCTGGTTCTGCAGTGTGTGCATTTAGCATGGATGACATTGAAAAAGTATTCAAAGGACGgtttaaagaacagaaaacccCAGATTCTGTTTGGACAGCAGTCCCTGAAGACAAAGTACCAAAGCCaag GCCTGGCTGTTGTGCAAAGCATGGCCTTGCTGAAGCCTATAAAACCTCCATCGATTTCCCTGATGAAACCCTGTCGTTCATCAAATCCCACCCGCTAATGGACTCTGCCGTCCCACCCATCGCCGATGAGCCCTGGTTCACAAAAACTCGGATCAG GTACAGACTGACGGCCATCGCTGTTGACCATTCTGCTGGGCCCCACCGGAACTATACAGTCATCTTTGTTGGCTCTGAAGCTGGCGTGGTGCTTAAAGTTTTGGCAAAGACCAGTCCTTTCTCTTTGAATGACAGCGTATTACTGGAAGAGATTGAAGCGTACAACCACGCAAA GTGTAATGCTGAGAATGAGGAGGACAGAAAGGTCATCTCATTACAGTTGGATAAAGATCATCACGCTGTGTATGTGGCATTCTCTAGCTGCGTTATTCGCCTCCCCCTCAGTCGCTGTGAACGTTACGGATCCTGTAAAAA gTCTTGTATTGCATCTCGGGACCCATACTGTGGCTGGTTAAGCCAGGGGGCTTGTGGCAGAGTGACCCCAGGGATGCT GCTGTTAACCGAAGACTTCTTTGCTTTCCATAACCACAGTGCTGGAGGATATGAACAAGACACAGAATACGGCAACACGGCCCACCTAGGGGACTGCCACG aaattttgcCTACTTCAACTACACCAGATTACAAAATATTTGGCGGTCCAACATctg ACATGGAGGTATCTTCATCATCTGTTACCACAATGGCAAGTATCCCAGAAATTACACCTAAAGTGATTGATACCTGGAGACCTAAACTGACGAGCTCCCGGAAATTTGTAGTTCAAGATGACCCAAACACTTCTGATTTTACTGATCCTTTATCAGGTATCCCAAAGG GTGTACGATGGGAAGTCCAGTCTGGAGAGTCCAACCAGATGGTCCACATGAATGTCCTCATCACCTGTGTCTTTGCCGCTTTTGTTTTGGGTGCGTTCATTGCAGGGGTGGCAGTATACTGCTATCGCGACATGTTCGTTCGGAAAAACAGAAAGATTCATAAAGATGCAGAATCTGCCCAGTCGTGCACAGACTCCAGTGGAAGCTTTGCCAAGCTGAATGGTCTCTTTGACAGCCCAGTCAAGGAATATCAACAGAATATTGATTCTCCCAAATTGTATAGTAACCTGTTGACCAGTCGGAAAGAGCTGCCACCCAGTGGAGATACCAAATCCATGGTAATGGACCATCGGGGCCAACCTCCCGAACTGGCTGCTCTCCCCACACCTGAGTCTACACCTGTGCTTCACCAGAAGACCCTGCAGGCCATGAAGAGCCACTCAGACAAGGCCCACGGCCATGGGGCTTCAAGGAAAGAAACCCCCCAGTTTTTTCCTTCTAGTCCACCACCCCATTCCCCATTAAGTCATGGGCATATCCCCAGTGCCATTGTTCTTCCTAATGCCACTCATGACTACAACACGTCTTTCTCAAACTCCAATGCACACAAAGCTGAAAAGAAGCTTCAGAACATTGACCACCCGCTTACAAAGTCATCCAGCAAAAGAGATCACCGGCGTTCTGTGGATTCCAGAAATACCCTCAATGATCTCCTGAAGCATCTAAATGACCCAAATAGCAACCCCAAAGCCATCAtgggagacatccagatggcccaccAGACCCTAATGCTGGATCCTGTGGGACCTATGTCTGAGGTCCCACCCAAGGTCCCTAACCGGGAAGCATCGCTGTACTCTCCTCCTTCAACTCTCCCCAGAAACAGCCCAACCAAGCGAGTGGACGTCCCCACCACTCCTGGAGTCCCAATGACTTCTCTGGAAAGACAAAGGGGTTATCACAAAAATTCCTCCCAGAGGCACTCTATATCTGCTATGCCTAAAAACTTAAACTCACCAAATGGTGTTTTGTTATCTAGACAGCCGAGTATGAACCGTGGAGGGTACCTGCCCACCTCCACAGGGGCAAAGGTGGACTATATTCAGGGAACACCAGTGAGTGTTCATCTGCAGCCTTCCCTCTCCAGACAGAGCAGCTATACCAGTAATGGCACCCTTCCTAGGACGGGACTAAAGAGGACACCGTCCTTAAAACCTGATGTGCCACCAAAGCCTTCCTTTGTTCCTCAAACCACGTCTGTCAGACCACTGAACAAATACACTTACTAG
- the SEMA6D gene encoding semaphorin-6D isoform X5, with protein sequence MRCFLLCAYMLLLMISQLRAVSFPEDDEPLNTVDYHYSRQYPVFRGRPSGNESQHRLDFQLMLKIRDTLYIAGRDQVYTVNLNEIPKTEVIPNKKLTWRSRQQDRENCAMKGKHKDECHNFIKVFVPRNDEMVFVCGTNAFNPMCRYYRLNTLEYDGEEISGLARCPFDARQTNVALFADGKLYSATVADFLASDAVIYRSMGDGSALRTIKYDSKWIKEPHFLHAIEYGNYVYFFFREIAVEHNNLGKAVYSRVARICKNDMGGSQRVLEKHWTSFLKARLNCSVPGDSFFYFDVLQSITDIIQINGIPTVVGVFTTQLNSIPGSAVCAFSMDDIEKVFKGRFKEQKTPDSVWTAVPEDKVPKPRPGCCAKHGLAEAYKTSIDFPDETLSFIKSHPLMDSAVPPIADEPWFTKTRIRYRLTAIAVDHSAGPHRNYTVIFVGSEAGVVLKVLAKTSPFSLNDSVLLEEIEAYNHAKCNAENEEDRKVISLQLDKDHHAVYVAFSSCVIRLPLSRCERYGSCKKSCIASRDPYCGWLSQGACGRVTPGMLAGGYEQDTEYGNTAHLGDCHDMEVSSSSVTTMASIPEITPKVIDTWRPKLTSSRKFVVQDDPNTSDFTDPLSGIPKGVRWEVQSGESNQMVHMNVLITCVFAAFVLGAFIAGVAVYCYRDMFVRKNRKIHKDAESAQSCTDSSGSFAKLNGLFDSPVKEYQQNIDSPKLYSNLLTSRKELPPSGDTKSMVMDHRGQPPELAALPTPESTPVLHQKTLQAMKSHSDKAHGHGASRKETPQFFPSSPPPHSPLSHGHIPSAIVLPNATHDYNTSFSNSNAHKAEKKLQNIDHPLTKSSSKRDHRRSVDSRNTLNDLLKHLNDPNSNPKAIMGDIQMAHQTLMLDPVGPMSEVPPKVPNREASLYSPPSTLPRNSPTKRVDVPTTPGVPMTSLERQRGYHKNSSQRHSISAMPKNLNSPNGVLLSRQPSMNRGGYLPTSTGAKVDYIQGTPVSVHLQPSLSRQSSYTSNGTLPRTGLKRTPSLKPDVPPKPSFVPQTTSVRPLNKYTY encoded by the exons ATGAGGTGCTTCTTGCTCTGTGCCTACATGCTGCTCCTGATGATTTCCCAGCTGAGGGCAGTCAGCTTTCCCGAAGATGATGAACCCCTTAATACAGTCGACTATCACT ATTCAAGGCAATATCCGGTTTTTAGAGGACGCCCTTCGGGCAATGAATCCCAGCACAGGCTGGACTTTCAGCTGATGTTGAAAATTCGAGACACACTTTATATTGCTGGCAG GGATCAAGTTTATACGGTAAACTTAAATGAAATCCCCAAAACAGAAGTCATACCAAACAAG AAACTGACATGGCGGTCAAGACAACAGGACCGAGAAAACTGTGCCATGAAAGGCAAACATAAA GATGAATGCCACAACTTTATTAAGGTATTTGTCCCAAGAAACGACGAGATGGTTTTTGTATGTGGTACCAATGCATTCAATCCCATGTGTAGATACTATAGG ttgaATACCTTAGAGTATGACGGGGAGGAAATTAGTGGCCTGGCAAGATGCCCATTTGATGCCAGACAAACCAACGTTGCCCTTTTTGCTG ATGGGAAGCTATATTCTGCCACGGTGGCTGACTTCTTGGCCAGTGATGCTGTTATTTATCGAAGCATGGGGGATGGATCTGCCCTTCGCACAATAAAATATGATTCCAAATGGATAAAAG agCCACATTTTCTTCATGCCATAGAATATGGAAactatgtgtattttttctttcgaGAAATTGCTGTGGAACATAATAATTTAGGCAAG GCTGTCTATTCCCGTGTGGCCCGCATATGTAAAAATGACATGGGTGGCTCCCAGCGGGTCCTGGAGAAACACTGGACTTCATTTCTGAAGGCTCGGCTTAACTGTTCTGTCCCCGGAGATTCATTTTTCTACTTTGATGTCCTGCAGTCTATCACAGACATAATACAAATCAATGGCATCCCCACTGTGGTCGGGGTGTTTACCACACAGCTCAACAG CATTCCTGGTTCTGCAGTGTGTGCATTTAGCATGGATGACATTGAAAAAGTATTCAAAGGACGgtttaaagaacagaaaacccCAGATTCTGTTTGGACAGCAGTCCCTGAAGACAAAGTACCAAAGCCaag GCCTGGCTGTTGTGCAAAGCATGGCCTTGCTGAAGCCTATAAAACCTCCATCGATTTCCCTGATGAAACCCTGTCGTTCATCAAATCCCACCCGCTAATGGACTCTGCCGTCCCACCCATCGCCGATGAGCCCTGGTTCACAAAAACTCGGATCAG GTACAGACTGACGGCCATCGCTGTTGACCATTCTGCTGGGCCCCACCGGAACTATACAGTCATCTTTGTTGGCTCTGAAGCTGGCGTGGTGCTTAAAGTTTTGGCAAAGACCAGTCCTTTCTCTTTGAATGACAGCGTATTACTGGAAGAGATTGAAGCGTACAACCACGCAAA GTGTAATGCTGAGAATGAGGAGGACAGAAAGGTCATCTCATTACAGTTGGATAAAGATCATCACGCTGTGTATGTGGCATTCTCTAGCTGCGTTATTCGCCTCCCCCTCAGTCGCTGTGAACGTTACGGATCCTGTAAAAA gTCTTGTATTGCATCTCGGGACCCATACTGTGGCTGGTTAAGCCAGGGGGCTTGTGGCAGAGTGACCCCAGGGATGCT TGCTGGAGGATATGAACAAGACACAGAATACGGCAACACGGCCCACCTAGGGGACTGCCACG ACATGGAGGTATCTTCATCATCTGTTACCACAATGGCAAGTATCCCAGAAATTACACCTAAAGTGATTGATACCTGGAGACCTAAACTGACGAGCTCCCGGAAATTTGTAGTTCAAGATGACCCAAACACTTCTGATTTTACTGATCCTTTATCAGGTATCCCAAAGG GTGTACGATGGGAAGTCCAGTCTGGAGAGTCCAACCAGATGGTCCACATGAATGTCCTCATCACCTGTGTCTTTGCCGCTTTTGTTTTGGGTGCGTTCATTGCAGGGGTGGCAGTATACTGCTATCGCGACATGTTCGTTCGGAAAAACAGAAAGATTCATAAAGATGCAGAATCTGCCCAGTCGTGCACAGACTCCAGTGGAAGCTTTGCCAAGCTGAATGGTCTCTTTGACAGCCCAGTCAAGGAATATCAACAGAATATTGATTCTCCCAAATTGTATAGTAACCTGTTGACCAGTCGGAAAGAGCTGCCACCCAGTGGAGATACCAAATCCATGGTAATGGACCATCGGGGCCAACCTCCCGAACTGGCTGCTCTCCCCACACCTGAGTCTACACCTGTGCTTCACCAGAAGACCCTGCAGGCCATGAAGAGCCACTCAGACAAGGCCCACGGCCATGGGGCTTCAAGGAAAGAAACCCCCCAGTTTTTTCCTTCTAGTCCACCACCCCATTCCCCATTAAGTCATGGGCATATCCCCAGTGCCATTGTTCTTCCTAATGCCACTCATGACTACAACACGTCTTTCTCAAACTCCAATGCACACAAAGCTGAAAAGAAGCTTCAGAACATTGACCACCCGCTTACAAAGTCATCCAGCAAAAGAGATCACCGGCGTTCTGTGGATTCCAGAAATACCCTCAATGATCTCCTGAAGCATCTAAATGACCCAAATAGCAACCCCAAAGCCATCAtgggagacatccagatggcccaccAGACCCTAATGCTGGATCCTGTGGGACCTATGTCTGAGGTCCCACCCAAGGTCCCTAACCGGGAAGCATCGCTGTACTCTCCTCCTTCAACTCTCCCCAGAAACAGCCCAACCAAGCGAGTGGACGTCCCCACCACTCCTGGAGTCCCAATGACTTCTCTGGAAAGACAAAGGGGTTATCACAAAAATTCCTCCCAGAGGCACTCTATATCTGCTATGCCTAAAAACTTAAACTCACCAAATGGTGTTTTGTTATCTAGACAGCCGAGTATGAACCGTGGAGGGTACCTGCCCACCTCCACAGGGGCAAAGGTGGACTATATTCAGGGAACACCAGTGAGTGTTCATCTGCAGCCTTCCCTCTCCAGACAGAGCAGCTATACCAGTAATGGCACCCTTCCTAGGACGGGACTAAAGAGGACACCGTCCTTAAAACCTGATGTGCCACCAAAGCCTTCCTTTGTTCCTCAAACCACGTCTGTCAGACCACTGAACAAATACACTTACTAG
- the SEMA6D gene encoding semaphorin-6D isoform X7: protein MRCFLLCAYMLLLMISQLRAVSFPEDDEPLNTVDYHYSRQYPVFRGRPSGNESQHRLDFQLMLKIRDTLYIAGRDQVYTVNLNEIPKTEVIPNKKLTWRSRQQDRENCAMKGKHKDECHNFIKVFVPRNDEMVFVCGTNAFNPMCRYYRLNTLEYDGEEISGLARCPFDARQTNVALFADGKLYSATVADFLASDAVIYRSMGDGSALRTIKYDSKWIKEPHFLHAIEYGNYVYFFFREIAVEHNNLGKAVYSRVARICKNDMGGSQRVLEKHWTSFLKARLNCSVPGDSFFYFDVLQSITDIIQINGIPTVVGVFTTQLNSIPGSAVCAFSMDDIEKVFKGRFKEQKTPDSVWTAVPEDKVPKPRPGCCAKHGLAEAYKTSIDFPDETLSFIKSHPLMDSAVPPIADEPWFTKTRIRYRLTAIAVDHSAGPHRNYTVIFVGSEAGVVLKVLAKTSPFSLNDSVLLEEIEAYNHAKCNAENEEDRKVISLQLDKDHHAVYVAFSSCVIRLPLSRCERYGSCKKSCIASRDPYCGWLSQGACGRVTPGMLAGGYEQDTEYGNTAHLGDCHEILPTSTTPDYKIFGGPTSGVRWEVQSGESNQMVHMNVLITCVFAAFVLGAFIAGVAVYCYRDMFVRKNRKIHKDAESAQSCTDSSGSFAKLNGLFDSPVKEYQQNIDSPKLYSNLLTSRKELPPSGDTKSMVMDHRGQPPELAALPTPESTPVLHQKTLQAMKSHSDKAHGHGASRKETPQFFPSSPPPHSPLSHGHIPSAIVLPNATHDYNTSFSNSNAHKAEKKLQNIDHPLTKSSSKRDHRRSVDSRNTLNDLLKHLNDPNSNPKAIMGDIQMAHQTLMLDPVGPMSEVPPKVPNREASLYSPPSTLPRNSPTKRVDVPTTPGVPMTSLERQRGYHKNSSQRHSISAMPKNLNSPNGVLLSRQPSMNRGGYLPTSTGAKVDYIQGTPVSVHLQPSLSRQSSYTSNGTLPRTGLKRTPSLKPDVPPKPSFVPQTTSVRPLNKYTY, encoded by the exons ATGAGGTGCTTCTTGCTCTGTGCCTACATGCTGCTCCTGATGATTTCCCAGCTGAGGGCAGTCAGCTTTCCCGAAGATGATGAACCCCTTAATACAGTCGACTATCACT ATTCAAGGCAATATCCGGTTTTTAGAGGACGCCCTTCGGGCAATGAATCCCAGCACAGGCTGGACTTTCAGCTGATGTTGAAAATTCGAGACACACTTTATATTGCTGGCAG GGATCAAGTTTATACGGTAAACTTAAATGAAATCCCCAAAACAGAAGTCATACCAAACAAG AAACTGACATGGCGGTCAAGACAACAGGACCGAGAAAACTGTGCCATGAAAGGCAAACATAAA GATGAATGCCACAACTTTATTAAGGTATTTGTCCCAAGAAACGACGAGATGGTTTTTGTATGTGGTACCAATGCATTCAATCCCATGTGTAGATACTATAGG ttgaATACCTTAGAGTATGACGGGGAGGAAATTAGTGGCCTGGCAAGATGCCCATTTGATGCCAGACAAACCAACGTTGCCCTTTTTGCTG ATGGGAAGCTATATTCTGCCACGGTGGCTGACTTCTTGGCCAGTGATGCTGTTATTTATCGAAGCATGGGGGATGGATCTGCCCTTCGCACAATAAAATATGATTCCAAATGGATAAAAG agCCACATTTTCTTCATGCCATAGAATATGGAAactatgtgtattttttctttcgaGAAATTGCTGTGGAACATAATAATTTAGGCAAG GCTGTCTATTCCCGTGTGGCCCGCATATGTAAAAATGACATGGGTGGCTCCCAGCGGGTCCTGGAGAAACACTGGACTTCATTTCTGAAGGCTCGGCTTAACTGTTCTGTCCCCGGAGATTCATTTTTCTACTTTGATGTCCTGCAGTCTATCACAGACATAATACAAATCAATGGCATCCCCACTGTGGTCGGGGTGTTTACCACACAGCTCAACAG CATTCCTGGTTCTGCAGTGTGTGCATTTAGCATGGATGACATTGAAAAAGTATTCAAAGGACGgtttaaagaacagaaaacccCAGATTCTGTTTGGACAGCAGTCCCTGAAGACAAAGTACCAAAGCCaag GCCTGGCTGTTGTGCAAAGCATGGCCTTGCTGAAGCCTATAAAACCTCCATCGATTTCCCTGATGAAACCCTGTCGTTCATCAAATCCCACCCGCTAATGGACTCTGCCGTCCCACCCATCGCCGATGAGCCCTGGTTCACAAAAACTCGGATCAG GTACAGACTGACGGCCATCGCTGTTGACCATTCTGCTGGGCCCCACCGGAACTATACAGTCATCTTTGTTGGCTCTGAAGCTGGCGTGGTGCTTAAAGTTTTGGCAAAGACCAGTCCTTTCTCTTTGAATGACAGCGTATTACTGGAAGAGATTGAAGCGTACAACCACGCAAA GTGTAATGCTGAGAATGAGGAGGACAGAAAGGTCATCTCATTACAGTTGGATAAAGATCATCACGCTGTGTATGTGGCATTCTCTAGCTGCGTTATTCGCCTCCCCCTCAGTCGCTGTGAACGTTACGGATCCTGTAAAAA gTCTTGTATTGCATCTCGGGACCCATACTGTGGCTGGTTAAGCCAGGGGGCTTGTGGCAGAGTGACCCCAGGGATGCT TGCTGGAGGATATGAACAAGACACAGAATACGGCAACACGGCCCACCTAGGGGACTGCCACG aaattttgcCTACTTCAACTACACCAGATTACAAAATATTTGGCGGTCCAACATctg GTGTACGATGGGAAGTCCAGTCTGGAGAGTCCAACCAGATGGTCCACATGAATGTCCTCATCACCTGTGTCTTTGCCGCTTTTGTTTTGGGTGCGTTCATTGCAGGGGTGGCAGTATACTGCTATCGCGACATGTTCGTTCGGAAAAACAGAAAGATTCATAAAGATGCAGAATCTGCCCAGTCGTGCACAGACTCCAGTGGAAGCTTTGCCAAGCTGAATGGTCTCTTTGACAGCCCAGTCAAGGAATATCAACAGAATATTGATTCTCCCAAATTGTATAGTAACCTGTTGACCAGTCGGAAAGAGCTGCCACCCAGTGGAGATACCAAATCCATGGTAATGGACCATCGGGGCCAACCTCCCGAACTGGCTGCTCTCCCCACACCTGAGTCTACACCTGTGCTTCACCAGAAGACCCTGCAGGCCATGAAGAGCCACTCAGACAAGGCCCACGGCCATGGGGCTTCAAGGAAAGAAACCCCCCAGTTTTTTCCTTCTAGTCCACCACCCCATTCCCCATTAAGTCATGGGCATATCCCCAGTGCCATTGTTCTTCCTAATGCCACTCATGACTACAACACGTCTTTCTCAAACTCCAATGCACACAAAGCTGAAAAGAAGCTTCAGAACATTGACCACCCGCTTACAAAGTCATCCAGCAAAAGAGATCACCGGCGTTCTGTGGATTCCAGAAATACCCTCAATGATCTCCTGAAGCATCTAAATGACCCAAATAGCAACCCCAAAGCCATCAtgggagacatccagatggcccaccAGACCCTAATGCTGGATCCTGTGGGACCTATGTCTGAGGTCCCACCCAAGGTCCCTAACCGGGAAGCATCGCTGTACTCTCCTCCTTCAACTCTCCCCAGAAACAGCCCAACCAAGCGAGTGGACGTCCCCACCACTCCTGGAGTCCCAATGACTTCTCTGGAAAGACAAAGGGGTTATCACAAAAATTCCTCCCAGAGGCACTCTATATCTGCTATGCCTAAAAACTTAAACTCACCAAATGGTGTTTTGTTATCTAGACAGCCGAGTATGAACCGTGGAGGGTACCTGCCCACCTCCACAGGGGCAAAGGTGGACTATATTCAGGGAACACCAGTGAGTGTTCATCTGCAGCCTTCCCTCTCCAGACAGAGCAGCTATACCAGTAATGGCACCCTTCCTAGGACGGGACTAAAGAGGACACCGTCCTTAAAACCTGATGTGCCACCAAAGCCTTCCTTTGTTCCTCAAACCACGTCTGTCAGACCACTGAACAAATACACTTACTAG